The sequence below is a genomic window from Nicotiana tomentosiformis chromosome 6, ASM39032v3, whole genome shotgun sequence.
GCACATTCTGTCTTTTCTTGTTGTTAAAGATGCTGCCAAAACTAGTGTTACAACCTGAATTACTCAGCACAAATACTAAAGTATTTTATACTATATTGCTCTCAACAACTATAAGATTACAGCTCTAGAACGTAAACAACAACAGTAATTGCAGAACAACTGAAGAAATATGATAGGTAATCAGAAAGAGATGAGGAATTAGACATATTCAGAAGAGGAGGTGAGAAAGCAGACTTTGCCTAGGAATGATCACAATACACATGCCCTGTATACCGCCAGGATCCCAATATAATACCTTAGCGTTCTATTCGGGTGTTTAGTCATTGGGCATTTTCTTCATTTAGCTCCAGGCCCAATACTACCAACTATATTACTAACTGGATCGGCCTTGTTCCACACTTCTGGCCCATAATCCCATACCGAGTCACGGCCGGTTCACAACAATACTTCCACCCACAAAAAGAACCTTGTCCTCTAAGGTTCAAGTCAGGAAGGCAACTTCGAGAGCTAAATCCATGGCTGCGATAGGCAAAAACCACTAGGAACAATATCATAGTTTGGTTGGCAGCTTGGGGGTAGTGTCGACTTGGTTTCATCATTATCGCCTAACTTCTGTAGAATAACCACTTTGTTCAAGATAACATGACAACAATGTGTAATAATTGGAGATGTGTTCAAAAACACAAAGCACCTAATGATGTCATTCAAGCTTTCATATGGCATGGTTCTGATCTTAGAAGCAATATTGCCTGTCCCATAAACTTTCTCAGCAACATGAGGGGAATTTGTTGTACTTTCTAACAACGCCGCACATATATGGCCAACAATAGCTGCAATGCCCCTTTCACTCCATTCTCTTTCAGCATCAATTCCTGATGAAAGGACAAGAACAAGTGGACTAGCTTGCACCGACGAAATTGCTGGCCAATTGAAAACCTTCTTGGTATTAGTAGAGGCATTTCCCTCTCTATCAAATGAAATAGTCATATGATACGCCACAATGTTAGTAATAGTCTCAGATAATTGGATGCCAAGAAATCTCTCAAGAGTACTACTATGATCAAAAGGATCTCCAAAAGCATGTGAAACATAAGACATACAACACTTCTTAACATGCTCGGACCCGTCGAAGCTAGAATTATCCATCTTGAAGTACAGATGAACAATTTTAGCAGTTTTCTCTTCACCAAATTTCTCCATTGCTACTGCTATCAACCAACCATGTTCTATTTGGTTTACAGTAAAATTTATCAGCATTATCAAATTGAGTTCAATGATAACCTGCCCTGCAATCACATACTTGTTCAAGAGGATAACATACACTAATGCATGCCCTAAGCCATGATGAAACCTATGATGTACAACCAACTCTATCATTTTAATGACACCATAAAATGTGTAAGCAGCAAGGTGCACAGAGTGAAGCTTCACCTTATAGCCACTCCTTAATTTTAATACTTTTCGCTCCTGTAATATGGCAGCAAATGCAGTTGCTGCAGGTTGCGTTTTACTACTTAAGTTTGCAGCAAGAAGACGAGCATATATATTGGAATCATCCACACCAATTATGACAAGCCCATTAGAGTTGAGGTTTGTTGTTATTGCAACAGAATGCGAGACTTGGGCCAAGAAATGCGATTTTGGAAGTGGTCGTGGTGGCCGAGGTGGAACAGTTTGTACATCCATCATGCAACTGGACATTTCATTAGACAGCTTGCCACCTTCCATAGTACCATTGAGGCCAACTGCAACAGAATACAATGCACTAGGCAAGTTGTGGGGTATATTGAAATGTATATCCAAGCTTTCGAACATAATGGATGGAAGAACAGACTCACCGGGATCAAATGGAAACTATAATCCGAACTGATCAAGGAAAAATTGATGTAAATCTATAAGAGGTGTAGCATGATCAAGTGCACTACATGAGTCAAATGTACTTCTCTTTATAAACTGGTCACAAATGCAAGCGGAAAGAGTACAAGGCAACTCCTCCAAACGTTGAGCAAGCTCAAGTCCACGTTGAGGGTAGACTTTTCCGGAGTGTCCAGCCAATGATTGATTCCAACGATCATCACCCATGAAATGGTAATTACGGACTACAGTTAGAAGCTGTCCAAAAATATCAGTAGTTTCTTTGACTAACGAATATCCGAGGGCAATGGTTCCATCAAACAGGTCCCCTCCTGCCCAAAGTTCCAGCACAAGGTGCATAGAAAACATGTCCTCAGAAGATGATGGTCCACTATGCCATTCAAGGTTTCCACGTCGTACGAGTAAACCAATTGCATCACATGAATAGCTGATATTAGAAATTCCTACAACCTCAACAATCTGCCACACTAGCCACTCCAAATGCAATACTATGCAACTCAAAACTATCACCTCATTAGCCATCGTGAACTTCTTATCATGCTGCAGGACAAACTCACAACTAAGAAAAAGTAGCAGCCATGGTTCCTCATGTAAAATGTGAGTTAGATCTTCAGATTGAACAGATAAAAGTACATATACATCAGCCTTGAAATCTTGCCCTGTGTCGAACCAATTGTCCACACAACTATAAAATAAGATAAAAGTACATATACATCAGCCTTGAAATCTTGCCCTGTGTCGAACCAATTGTCCACACAACTATAAAATAGAATAGTCCCTATAGTTGATCTAGACACATAGTGGAGAGATGCATAAGCCCTCGTTTGACAGCAATAACAAGTATCAAGCATACGACAATCGTCCAAATTGACACTAACAGGCACAACAAGTATTCGACCAACAGGAAACTTAACATCTGGGATCAAGCTAGAAAAGGGATCCAAAATCATAGTTGCAATATGGCTGAGTTGTGTGGTGGTATTTGTAGCAAACACCTGAGCTGCAGTATTGCTTGAATTTTCCTCCACCTTAGTGCAGCCTCGTTGGTCCTCCTCTGATTTTCCATCGTCGGAATCAGAGTTTATCTTCATTGCATCTAAAAGTCCCTCAGAGTCTATAGACAAAATCTCAAATTGTTCAATCTCTTGAGGCATGAAATAATCTCGTCCAACAAGAGGAACTAATTGAGCTTCATCCTTTGAAAATTGAGAATGCACAACAGGTTCATTACTTTGGGGATTTTTATCAAACACCTCATCTACGATAGTCGCATACTTTTCTCCATCAACTAGACGAGCGTTGAGTTCATGAATTTCGGGAGATGCAGACTCATAGGTCGCCGATCGAACCAATGTAGCACAATTGACGTAGTCAACCCCAGCTTGTGAAATATCTGCCATTCTCGAATTAATGAAGGTCCGTTTCTGAAAATGCATAAGAAATTTCTCCTTGAAATGGTTCCAATCATAAAATTGGTGGTTGCGAAATAACCAATTGAACCACGCGAGGGCATCACTTTCTAGATAGAAGGTTGGAAGAGGCAGCTAGTCCTTCTTGGCGAAGCCAAGGTATGTGAAGTATAACTCGGCCCGAAAAATCCAACTCTCCGGGTTGCCGTCGCCACTGAATCTAGGTAGAAACATCGCCACTGTTGGAGTCCGATAGATGAAATCACCAATGCTACAACCTGAATTACTCAACACAAATACTAAAGTATTATATACTATATTGCTCTCAACAACTGTAAGATTACAGCTCTAGAACGTAAACAACAACAGTAATTGTAGAACAACTTAAGAAATATGATAGGTAATCAGAAAGAGATGAGGAATTAGACATATTCAGAAGAGGAGGTGAGAAAGCAGACTTTGCCTAAGCATGATGACAATACACATTGCCTGTATACTGTCTGGATCCCAAATATAATGCCTTAACGTTCTATTCGGGTGTTTAGTCATTGGTTCTTTTCTCCATTTAGCTCCAAGCCCAATACTACCAACTATACTACTAACTGGATCGGCCTTGTTGCACACTTCTGGCTCATAATCCCATACCGGGTCACGCCGGTTCACAACAAGTGTATTGTCCAAGGCTTGTAACAATGCTTGGACTTCCCTCCCCTCCTCAAATTTTGGTGATGTTTTATATCCTGTGGCCGAAAGGATTCTCATCTGATGTTCATTATGGAAAAGATATTGTTGATCCCTTGCCAACGTTCAAAATGAAAGCTTCACATCTGCTGGAAGCTAATCTCAATTTGATCCCACAAACCCGTGACACTCACTGGTACACTAAGCTCATGAAGTCTCTTGGTAACTTTAATCATTCCAAGGCTATTGCACTGCGCTGTGAGAATGACAAGGTATATACGTGCAACAAATTGTCTACTTGCCCCTGCTTGAAGAAGTGGTTCTGGATTTCTcatatttcttctttttgtttgTGCAGGAGATAGTTTTACCCAAATACATGAGAGAAAACTTGCTTCCTCCACTTTATGCTACTAAGATTTTGCACATAAAAATGAGGAATCGGTATAATTTTTCAGCTGTGGACGTTGTTGATTGTTTGCTTTGGATGTCTCCTCAACTGGACACCCTATCTTTTGACCAGACTAGAGATTTAAAGAGCCTGATCAAGGTAATATGTGTTTCTTTCAAGGCACTAACTTTGTAGTATGTACAGAAAAAATTAGTGGTTACTAATGTTTCTTGCACATTTATTCTTTATGTATGATCTCCTTGCAATTAGTTCACTTTTTTACATGCCCTTAATTCTTTGTTTTAGTGACAAATCCTTCATACTTGGTTTCGATTTTTTTATTTACCTAACATGACTCCAATAGTACTAGCAGATTAGCCAAAAGTAATAGTTAGTGAATCCCACCATAAGCAAAAAAGCATCACCTACTAACTAATCATTTTGAAGTCTATTATATAGGTTAGCAAGGTTACAAAATTCTCTATAGCCCCTTAAAGTTGTTTATATAAACCTTTTTTTGCAGAAATATTTGGTTTATTGACTGGTTAAGGGTCAGGAGTTCTTGGATGATGTGTAAACACTTCAGAAAAAAATGTATCACATTGGATAATTTAAACTTCTGTGTGCTCGACCTATTAGTTGGGACTATACTTTAGTCAAGATAGTACGTTTATTAGGTCTTATGTTTGTAAGGAGTCTTTTAATCCTATCTAAGATATATATGTCGGTAGAAAATATAAAGAACTTCTAGTAGTCACCATCCAAGAAGCCTGGTGCAGGATTAATTTCCCACAATTGTTTGACTTTAACATAGTAGGTGTGAATCCACAATCTATCCTTCTTGCATGGGTTCCAGAAATGCTTACTCACTGCTGCCCTGTTCCAGATGGcaaatatcaataacattaaaacCTCCGGCTGATTTAGGATAGCAAACTCTTTCCCAAGCTAATTATGCTTTCTTAGTCACCTCATTGCCCCCAGTCTATAAAAATCTCATGCACATGGATTCAATCAGGTGTAGATTATGATTGGGTCTAAGATGAACTAATTGGAGCGGCATGGTCAGCAAATATTCATATAGTCGTATCAACTTTCTTGGGATTGAGGCGTATtagtaattgttgttgttgttgcatgcTTGGTCACCTTCAGGAAACAATGTTAAACACAAGGATTTAGTTCATAATAATGGAAAAGTAGGGACAAATATTCTACACTATACATGACATATACACATGTTATCTGCTCAAACTGAAAATTGTTTTGATATACCTAATTGTATAAAGCTTCCCCTTCCCCTCACAGTCACtgtttcctttttttcttctttggcCCCAGGTTTTTggttgggggtggggtgggggattTCACATCATTTATAAGCTGATACCAAAGAATTTGAACCTTTCAATATTACCTTAGTTCCTGTTGTGGTTTTCTTGGTTTTGTAGTTTACATAcagagatgaagatgaagatgagaAACCTTGTTGTGCATCTCTACCTTGGAAATGTTGGAGGCATGAGTTAAAGAATGTTAAATTGCAGAATTTTGAAAATATGGAGCTGCAGGAGTTGAGAAACTACtttctcacaaatacaaataataCACCGGAGATAATTGAAGATCCAACAGGATGCAACATTTATACTTCATTTCACTGGATCTACCTTACATAAGTTTCCATGGTTCCTTCGGTGTAGTTGCGTCTAGGTAATGTTATTTGTTGAATAAATTTGCTCATGACCTGTTTTGATGATGGGAGAACTCCTGCGGGGCGACATTTGTTTGCAATgatattgtttttgttcttcttaTTTgtgtttttttgttttgttaatATATTCTTTTGGGTTTTTAAGTTCCAAATGTTATGCAAAATTATCCTAGAGCATTCTCTGTTTGAGTGTCATGTTCTTATTTTTGTATGTGGAAGTCACATCATTGCACTTGGATATGCATTTTGTTCATATATCTGTGCTGGTTGTACTTGTGGCCAACAACTATTCATTGGATACAAGATGTGGAAGCACTAATAAACTGCAGCCAATAAATGGAAGAACATAACAGCAAGTCGAAAAACTCAAAGAGATTAGAGAGAGTGGCTTTTAGTATTAATCCGAGTAACTGAGAGAGATTACAGATTAGAGAGAGTCTGGTCCAGAGCAGACATCATTGTTTCTTTGAGAAGAGTAGAAATTATGCAGCGAGTAAAACGTGACCTTTCATAAAAACTTCTATAGTTAGTATGGGTTGTAATAGTGTCTTACTGCCTTGATCTTTGACCTCAACTACTATGCTAAACATATTTATGGCGTCTGTGATGCCTTAGTTTG
It includes:
- the LOC104116130 gene encoding uncharacterized protein, which produces MLGLPSPPQILVMFYILWPKGFSSDVHYGKDIVDPLPTFKMKASHLLEANLNLIPQTRDTHWYTKLMKSLGNFNHSKAIALRCENDKEIVLPKYMRENLLPPLYATKILHIKMRNRYNFSAVDVVDCLLWMSPQLDTLSFDQTRDLKSLIKFTYRDEDEDEKPCCASLPWKCWRHELKNVKLQNFENMELQELRNYFLTNTNNTPEIIEDPTGCNIYTSFHWIYLT
- the LOC117281450 gene encoding uncharacterized protein isoform X1 codes for the protein MFESLDIHFNIPHNLPSALYSVAVGLNGTMEGGKLSNEMSSCMMDVQTVPPRPPRPLPKSHFLAQVSHSVAITTNLNSNGLVIIGVDDSNIYARLLAANLSSKTQPAATAFAAILQERKVLKLRSGYKVKLHSVHLAAYTFYGVIKMIELVVHHRFHHGLGHALVYVILLNKYVIAGQVIIELNLIMLINFTVNQIEHGWLIAVAMEKFGEEKTAKIVHLYFKMDNSSFDGSEHVKKCCMSYVSHAFGDPFDHSSTLERFLGIQLSETITNIVAYHMTISFDREGNASTNTKKVFNWPAISSVQASPLVLVLSSGIDAEREWSERGIAAIVGHICAALLESTTNSPHVAEKVYGTGNIASKIRTMPYESLNDIIRCFVFLNTSPIITHCCHVILNKVVILQKLGDNDETKSTLPPSCQPNYDIVPSGFCLSQPWI
- the LOC117281450 gene encoding uncharacterized protein isoform X2, producing the protein MEGGKLSNEMSSCMMDVQTVPPRPPRPLPKSHFLAQVSHSVAITTNLNSNGLVIIGVDDSNIYARLLAANLSSKTQPAATAFAAILQERKVLKLRSGYKVKLHSVHLAAYTFYGVIKMIELVVHHRFHHGLGHALVYVILLNKYVIAGQVIIELNLIMLINFTVNQIEHGWLIAVAMEKFGEEKTAKIVHLYFKMDNSSFDGSEHVKKCCMSYVSHAFGDPFDHSSTLERFLGIQLSETITNIVAYHMTISFDREGNASTNTKKVFNWPAISSVQASPLVLVLSSGIDAEREWSERGIAAIVGHICAALLESTTNSPHVAEKVYGTGNIASKIRTMPYESLNDIIRCFVFLNTSPIITHCCHVILNKVVILQKLGDNDETKSTLPPSCQPNYDIVPSGFCLSQPWI